One Bdellovibrio bacteriovorus str. Tiberius DNA segment encodes these proteins:
- the rodA gene encoding rod shape-determining protein RodA, producing the protein MFTSLHVEERTLFKKLDINLIIVILALNVIGLINLWSATHGPTTQDVASLFISQIMWLIVGWTVFLVVTILDYSVVTRIALIAYVLNLGAILYVTFFGKVALGAQRWIDLGFFRYQPSETMKLALIMLMAKILATRSTHGSGMGLKELALPLTALLIPFGLVVEQPDLGTAMMLAAIGGSMLIFAKIRKSILATIIALGIIAIPIAWKFVLHDYQKNRVLTFLSPTSDPRGTGYNSIQSKIAVGSGRFFGKGFMKGTQSQLEFLPERHTDFIYSVLSEEHGFVGSIAVVGLFCFLFITGIRIASNARDKFGALLTVGVLCYIFWHMFVNIGMVIGLLPIVGVPLPLLSYGGSSMLTTMAGLGLVSSVAYRRYLF; encoded by the coding sequence GTGTTTACCTCTTTGCATGTTGAAGAAAGAACCCTCTTCAAGAAATTAGACATCAATCTGATCATCGTGATCCTGGCCCTGAATGTGATCGGTTTGATCAATCTTTGGAGCGCCACCCATGGCCCGACAACTCAGGACGTGGCGTCCTTGTTCATTTCCCAGATCATGTGGTTGATCGTGGGCTGGACGGTATTCCTGGTTGTAACCATTTTGGATTATTCTGTCGTCACCCGCATTGCGCTGATTGCCTATGTGCTGAATCTGGGCGCGATTTTGTATGTGACCTTCTTTGGTAAGGTTGCCCTGGGTGCGCAGCGCTGGATTGATCTGGGCTTCTTCCGTTACCAGCCGTCTGAAACGATGAAGTTGGCGCTCATTATGCTGATGGCTAAGATCCTTGCCACACGCAGCACTCACGGTTCGGGCATGGGCTTGAAAGAACTGGCCCTGCCACTGACCGCACTGTTGATTCCATTTGGTCTGGTTGTTGAACAACCGGATTTGGGAACGGCGATGATGCTGGCAGCGATCGGCGGATCCATGCTGATCTTTGCAAAAATCCGCAAAAGCATTCTGGCGACAATCATTGCCTTGGGAATCATCGCCATTCCCATCGCCTGGAAATTCGTTTTGCATGATTATCAGAAAAACCGCGTTTTGACGTTCCTGTCCCCGACCAGTGACCCTCGTGGTACCGGTTACAACAGCATCCAGTCAAAAATCGCCGTGGGTTCCGGCCGCTTCTTTGGAAAAGGCTTTATGAAAGGCACCCAGTCCCAGCTGGAGTTCCTGCCAGAACGTCACACGGACTTTATTTACTCGGTTCTAAGTGAAGAGCATGGCTTCGTCGGCTCGATCGCTGTGGTGGGTTTGTTCTGCTTCCTGTTCATCACCGGAATCCGCATTGCCTCCAACGCCCGCGACAAGTTCGGGGCTTTGTTAACAGTCGGAGTCCTTTGTTACATCTTCTGGCATATGTTCGTGAACATCGGGATGGTTATCGGACTTCTGCCCATCGTGGGGGTTCCGTTACCGCTGCTGTCTTACGGTGGATCCAGCATGCTGACCACCATGGCCGGTCTGGGCCTGGTGTCGAGTGTCGCTTATCGCAGATATCTGTTCTAG
- a CDS encoding lytic transglycosylase domain-containing protein — protein MKTKHLKIGIAFVTASLTSVLFNNFSFTQWQRPEVPAIESVNEASRVSHAKELLGGGYKGSDAQKIEGQKALNQAILSKVQSQLPAKFKGQARAIARTVISESAKYGMDPVFVLAVIKTESKFNPLVVGRHGEIGLMQIKPDTAEWIAKKFDLPFNGKKTLQSPSANIKIGMAYMNYLRAKFDKKAMKYVSAYNMGPTNVRRLLAKNVKPAEYNSRVMKNYSVLYSNINSKNPHTLAAL, from the coding sequence ATGAAAACGAAACATCTCAAAATCGGAATCGCCTTTGTCACCGCATCGCTCACGTCGGTTCTATTTAATAACTTTTCTTTCACCCAGTGGCAGCGCCCTGAGGTGCCAGCGATTGAAAGCGTGAACGAAGCTTCACGTGTTTCTCACGCGAAAGAACTGCTGGGTGGCGGCTATAAAGGCAGTGACGCCCAGAAAATTGAAGGTCAAAAGGCATTGAATCAGGCCATTCTTTCCAAAGTTCAATCTCAGTTGCCGGCAAAATTCAAAGGCCAGGCGCGTGCCATCGCCCGCACGGTGATTTCTGAAAGTGCCAAATACGGTATGGATCCGGTGTTTGTTCTGGCCGTGATCAAAACTGAATCCAAATTCAATCCATTGGTGGTGGGTCGCCATGGTGAAATCGGTCTGATGCAAATCAAACCGGACACGGCGGAATGGATCGCAAAGAAATTTGATCTGCCTTTCAACGGCAAAAAGACTTTGCAAAGCCCGTCTGCGAACATCAAGATCGGCATGGCTTACATGAACTATCTGCGTGCAAAGTTCGACAAAAAGGCGATGAAGTATGTCAGCGCTTATAATATGGGTCCGACAAATGTGCGCCGTCTGCTGGCTAAAAACGTGAAACCGGCAGAATACAATTCACGTGTGATGAAGAACTACAGCGTTCTTTACTCCAACATCAATTCCAAAAACCCGCACACCTTGGCGGCTCTGTAA
- a CDS encoding iron-containing redox enzyme family protein: MPNNKNVNDELMTLLNFSKKQIEAFPWEDKNAYSAWVSQTFYFARHTTRLLAMAGARTPFGAPEFHNRFLAHCAEEKGHDKLLVNDLKTLGSKMDEWPEMPGTCALYQTQYYYIEHHSPMAFFGYILGLEALAAHFGDYMNKRIEKAWGPKAAHFIRVHAEEDVGHTEEALNKIATLSPDDQVVVMQNLRQTLSYYDQMLNECREISRARGRSAA, translated from the coding sequence ATGCCTAACAATAAGAACGTTAACGATGAACTGATGACCCTTTTGAATTTCTCCAAAAAACAGATCGAAGCTTTCCCGTGGGAGGATAAAAACGCCTATTCCGCCTGGGTGTCACAGACCTTCTATTTTGCCCGGCACACAACACGCCTGCTGGCCATGGCCGGGGCGCGCACTCCGTTTGGGGCGCCCGAGTTCCACAACCGGTTCCTGGCTCATTGTGCGGAAGAAAAAGGCCACGACAAGTTGCTGGTGAATGATCTGAAAACCCTGGGCAGCAAGATGGACGAGTGGCCGGAAATGCCGGGCACCTGCGCGCTTTATCAGACGCAGTACTATTATATTGAACACCATTCACCGATGGCCTTCTTTGGATACATTCTGGGGCTGGAAGCACTGGCCGCGCACTTTGGTGATTACATGAACAAACGCATTGAAAAAGCCTGGGGCCCGAAGGCCGCGCACTTTATCCGCGTGCATGCGGAAGAGGACGTGGGGCATACCGAAGAGGCTCTGAATAAGATTGCCACGCTGTCGCCGGATGACCAGGTGGTGGTGATGCAGAACCTGCGGCAGACTTTGAGCTATTATGACCAGATGCTGAATGAGTGTCGTGAAATATCCCGGGCCCGGGGGCGCAGCGCCGCTTAA
- the trxA gene encoding thioredoxin, with amino-acid sequence MGTFTKAVTDTSFDAEVLNSSTPVLVDFWAEWCGPCRALAPKLEEVAQELGAKVKIVKVNVDENPSVPGKYGIRGIPAMLLFKGGSEVGQLVGNHPKDAILEFLNKNV; translated from the coding sequence ATGGGCACATTTACTAAAGCAGTTACAGACACGTCTTTCGATGCAGAAGTTCTAAATTCATCCACCCCAGTGTTGGTGGATTTCTGGGCCGAGTGGTGTGGACCTTGCCGTGCTTTGGCTCCTAAGCTTGAAGAAGTTGCACAGGAGTTGGGTGCGAAAGTAAAAATCGTAAAAGTGAACGTGGACGAAAACCCAAGCGTTCCTGGCAAATACGGCATCCGCGGTATCCCTGCGATGTTGTTGTTCAAAGGCGGCAGTGAAGTGGGCCAATTGGTTGGCAACCACCCAAAAGACGCTATTCTTGAATTCCTGAATAAGAACGTTTAA
- the lptF gene encoding LPS export ABC transporter permease LptF translates to MSIFNGKKAAQYIFFEMLPSFILGLLVFVSIILMFQVLRLTEFALVHGVAMKTIAEIIGYVIISMLPILFPMALLFSVLLTYGRLSQDSEIVAMKASGLPMGTLLLPALVLATLVGVISAQMSFNIAPWGNRQFEVLYSRLANTKAAAIIKEGTFAEGFFDMVIYANEVNTDKGLLKKVFIYDEKNGDVPLTIIAKAGEIVPDPSRPGHEILLQLNQGEIHRQAKTHTKISFDTYDVRFSEPQNIEEKAKSPPSLTLEEVRNRLKEDIKDKEVRRTLQSEYHKRWAISVLCIVFAMIGVGLGTTTNRRAAKAGGMILCIGIIIFYWILYVAAEGAARSGTLPAALAIWTPNVLFAALGVETLRRNWN, encoded by the coding sequence TTGAGTATTTTTAACGGAAAAAAAGCCGCACAGTACATTTTCTTTGAGATGCTCCCGAGTTTTATTTTGGGATTGCTGGTCTTTGTCTCCATTATTTTGATGTTCCAGGTTCTGCGACTTACGGAATTCGCCCTGGTGCACGGCGTGGCCATGAAAACCATCGCCGAAATCATCGGTTACGTCATTATCTCGATGCTGCCGATTCTGTTCCCCATGGCTTTGCTGTTCTCAGTTTTATTGACCTATGGGCGACTTAGTCAGGATTCTGAGATCGTCGCTATGAAAGCATCCGGCCTGCCGATGGGCACACTGCTGCTGCCCGCCCTGGTTTTGGCCACTTTGGTGGGTGTGATTTCCGCCCAGATGTCCTTCAACATCGCACCCTGGGGAAATCGTCAGTTCGAAGTTCTTTATTCCCGCCTGGCCAACACGAAGGCTGCCGCGATTATCAAGGAAGGCACTTTTGCGGAAGGCTTCTTTGACATGGTCATTTACGCCAACGAGGTCAACACCGACAAGGGCCTGCTTAAAAAGGTCTTTATCTATGACGAGAAAAACGGCGACGTGCCTTTGACCATCATCGCCAAGGCCGGAGAAATTGTTCCGGATCCCTCACGCCCGGGGCATGAGATTTTGCTGCAATTAAACCAGGGCGAAATTCACCGTCAGGCCAAAACTCACACCAAGATCAGCTTTGACACTTATGACGTGCGCTTCTCGGAACCTCAAAACATCGAGGAAAAAGCCAAGTCGCCGCCTTCATTGACGTTGGAAGAAGTCCGCAACCGCCTGAAAGAGGACATCAAAGACAAAGAGGTCCGTCGCACCTTGCAGAGTGAATACCACAAACGCTGGGCCATCTCGGTCTTGTGTATCGTCTTTGCGATGATCGGTGTGGGTTTGGGAACAACCACCAACCGTCGTGCAGCCAAAGCCGGCGGCATGATTCTTTGTATTGGTATCATCATCTTCTATTGGATTTTGTATGTGGCTGCTGAAGGTGCAGCACGAAGCGGAACTTTACCAGCGGCACTTGCCATCTGGACACCGAATGTTCTATTTGCTGCTTTGGGTGTGGAAACTTTAAGAAGAAACTGGAACTAA
- a CDS encoding DNA-processing protein DprA, with protein MNDLYSISQIIKSHPLYAVDRDGIHALYRELARAGRLAADQVLVELRPRWPDLAEALSKNHELFKKHCEESLQLKLQGVNFVVYGEALYPELCYQMADPPLTLSYRGSPAWLNAKTLSVVGSREPAADSLLWMEKELGHFCEHEKPCIVSGGARGVDQKAHSVALRKFCPTVVVLPSGLGEVYPANLKEWMGLVIEQGGCFLSEYDHHQKMHKHLFHHRNRLIAALGRASLLVEARRRSGTLITAHQAAQIGRPVWVVPGHPLDPHFQGALDLLMDGAQAVRDAQDLLMFFHSENAGEQRTPAGVGKTLELQHYL; from the coding sequence ATGAACGATCTTTACTCGATTTCGCAAATAATAAAAAGTCATCCGCTTTACGCCGTCGACCGTGACGGTATTCATGCCCTTTATCGCGAGCTTGCCCGCGCTGGGAGGCTTGCCGCCGATCAGGTGCTGGTCGAACTTCGCCCCCGGTGGCCGGATCTGGCCGAGGCTTTGTCGAAAAACCATGAGCTGTTCAAAAAACACTGCGAAGAAAGTCTGCAGCTGAAACTGCAGGGGGTGAATTTTGTCGTTTATGGCGAGGCCTTGTATCCGGAACTTTGCTATCAGATGGCGGACCCGCCGTTGACCCTGAGTTATCGCGGTTCGCCGGCTTGGCTCAATGCCAAAACTCTTTCCGTCGTGGGCAGTCGGGAGCCAGCGGCGGATTCATTGTTATGGATGGAAAAAGAGCTGGGTCATTTCTGTGAGCATGAAAAGCCCTGCATTGTCAGCGGTGGTGCGCGCGGGGTGGATCAAAAGGCTCACAGCGTGGCTTTGCGCAAATTCTGTCCCACCGTGGTGGTGTTACCCTCGGGGCTGGGTGAAGTCTATCCGGCGAACTTGAAAGAGTGGATGGGGCTTGTGATTGAACAGGGTGGATGTTTTTTAAGTGAGTATGATCATCACCAAAAGATGCACAAACATCTGTTCCATCATCGCAACCGATTGATCGCCGCTTTGGGACGCGCAAGTTTATTGGTGGAAGCTCGTCGTCGCAGCGGAACGCTGATCACCGCACATCAAGCAGCACAGATCGGAAGGCCTGTGTGGGTGGTTCCGGGGCATCCGTTGGATCCGCATTTTCAAGGCGCTTTGGATTTGTTGATGGACGGTGCACAGGCGGTTCGTGATGCTCAAGACTTGCTCATGTTTTTCCATTCAGAAAATGCTGGTGAACAAAGAACACCAGCAGGGGTAGGTAAGACACTTGAGCTGCAACACTACCTGTAG
- a CDS encoding LysM peptidoglycan-binding domain-containing protein, whose translation MNKKFSVMMALILTALLAQAQDNPPDATWESDPLDVLESQQQEVVEPSVPEFKDVDDSGADVPPPPAPEVASPEPTMEDIAPSAPTQETQTVETFSPAPATGVVGSEPDYSREAEFHRIYKSYNEQPTSVELWEKAVGNREAEIYQVQKGDTLWGISTTFFGDPNFWPKIWSLNNGAVHNPHEIDPKMNIQFFPGTADEAPTLDLAAADTAGKADGTVVTDVKPEAGAKTDTVALPRGKKRAPLLKTLPNSLPSYRMGAMNDPKLELQIELPKTQFPTAPEFLEYYLADAPVQGVGRVTATEMDMKTAGEFQYIYVRLDSNGGKDFVAQKNLTMVKDPLVKDRQGQMVELQGEIEVLEKVNDQQNIYRAIVKKSIQPVDVGAILTPGKLPMIDPSPSGMVSGVGAKIMGGQFDKKRNIFGNSTLVFLDGGSASGLQEGQTLAVFADERVRNKKNEAVMNDRVVGSVKIVRVSPNFATAYVIKASDNILVGDYVGKPVVQAMREAPVVEAPAAADEDFEKEFDNAPSTPADTPAPDGGLDDSDLDF comes from the coding sequence ATGAACAAGAAGTTCTCCGTAATGATGGCCCTGATCCTGACGGCACTGCTGGCGCAGGCGCAAGACAACCCACCGGATGCGACCTGGGAGTCGGATCCATTGGACGTGCTGGAAAGCCAACAGCAGGAAGTGGTTGAACCCAGCGTGCCAGAGTTCAAAGACGTTGATGATTCCGGCGCAGATGTGCCGCCGCCTCCGGCTCCGGAAGTGGCAAGCCCTGAACCGACGATGGAAGACATTGCTCCTTCAGCGCCCACTCAGGAAACTCAGACGGTTGAAACATTCAGCCCGGCACCGGCAACGGGCGTCGTGGGGTCGGAACCGGATTATTCCCGCGAGGCTGAATTCCACCGCATTTACAAAAGCTACAATGAACAGCCCACCTCTGTAGAGCTGTGGGAAAAAGCCGTAGGCAACCGCGAAGCGGAAATCTATCAGGTGCAAAAAGGGGACACGTTGTGGGGGATCTCGACAACGTTCTTCGGCGATCCGAATTTCTGGCCGAAAATTTGGTCTTTGAATAACGGTGCGGTTCACAATCCGCACGAAATTGACCCGAAGATGAACATTCAGTTCTTCCCGGGTACGGCCGATGAAGCGCCGACTTTGGATCTGGCAGCGGCTGATACCGCGGGGAAAGCGGACGGCACAGTGGTGACGGACGTGAAGCCTGAGGCTGGCGCCAAGACGGACACCGTGGCTTTGCCGCGCGGAAAAAAGCGCGCACCGCTGCTGAAGACTCTGCCGAACAGTCTGCCTTCTTATCGCATGGGTGCGATGAACGATCCTAAGTTGGAATTGCAGATCGAATTGCCGAAAACCCAGTTCCCGACAGCGCCCGAGTTTTTGGAATACTATCTGGCGGATGCGCCGGTTCAGGGTGTGGGTCGTGTGACCGCAACTGAAATGGACATGAAAACGGCCGGTGAATTCCAGTACATTTATGTTCGTCTGGACAGCAATGGCGGCAAGGATTTCGTGGCTCAGAAGAATCTGACCATGGTGAAAGATCCTCTGGTGAAAGACCGTCAGGGACAGATGGTGGAACTGCAGGGTGAAATCGAAGTTCTGGAAAAAGTGAACGATCAGCAAAACATCTATCGCGCGATTGTGAAAAAATCCATTCAGCCGGTGGACGTGGGGGCGATCCTGACTCCGGGAAAACTGCCGATGATCGATCCGTCTCCGTCAGGCATGGTGTCTGGTGTGGGCGCAAAAATCATGGGTGGGCAGTTCGACAAAAAACGTAATATCTTCGGCAATAGCACGTTGGTGTTCCTGGATGGCGGTTCTGCTTCCGGGTTGCAGGAAGGTCAGACGCTGGCGGTGTTTGCGGACGAGCGCGTTCGTAACAAGAAAAATGAAGCCGTGATGAACGACCGCGTGGTGGGATCAGTGAAAATTGTGCGTGTATCGCCAAACTTCGCGACGGCCTACGTGATCAAAGCTTCGGACAACATCCTGGTTGGCGACTATGTCGGTAAACCGGTGGTTCAGGCGATGCGCGAGGCTCCGGTGGTGGAAGCCCCCGCCGCAGCGGACGAGGACTTTGAAAAGGAATTTGACAACGCTCCGAGCACCCCGGCAGACACTCCGGCGCCGGATGGCGGACTGGATGATTCCGATCTTGATTTTTAA
- a CDS encoding tetratricopeptide repeat protein, translated as MKQLRLLAATVLLSLPLASFAKPATSGAKSSSRDLSQEALLVELTGKDLSKESDIGLYAEMVSAYQNNDEIAFKSRLQSLLSRYPQSSYADNALFVAGRMAVDNGNYAEAIKYFAQIEKQYPRSNKVAAAKFAKAMTYKKMNLPEFSRKALLDVRSRYPGSPESFRADAELKILK; from the coding sequence ATGAAGCAACTTAGACTATTAGCAGCAACGGTCCTTTTAAGCCTGCCTTTGGCCTCGTTCGCCAAACCTGCAACCAGTGGAGCAAAGAGCTCTTCTCGTGACCTGAGCCAAGAAGCTCTGCTTGTGGAGCTGACGGGGAAAGACCTTTCGAAAGAAAGTGACATCGGCCTTTATGCTGAAATGGTAAGCGCCTATCAGAACAATGATGAAATCGCCTTTAAGAGCCGCTTGCAAAGCCTTCTGTCCCGCTATCCGCAAAGCTCTTACGCCGACAATGCATTGTTTGTCGCGGGCCGTATGGCCGTGGATAACGGCAATTACGCTGAAGCGATCAAGTACTTTGCGCAAATTGAAAAGCAATATCCTCGCAGCAACAAAGTGGCTGCAGCCAAGTTTGCCAAAGCCATGACCTACAAAAAAATGAATCTGCCCGAGTTTTCACGCAAAGCCCTGCTGGACGTCCGCTCCCGTTACCCGGGCAGCCCGGAATCGTTCCGCGCAGATGCTGAGTTGAAAATTCTGAAATAA
- a CDS encoding ComEC/Rec2 family competence protein, with protein sequence MIILLSLALCLSIAAPDGLLINTTHLSQNFQKKCVHFLPKNSLEQQSLASLLCGEKITDTDLQKNLQRTSLIHIFVISGSHLILLDELLSILRIPLFVRILFLGFYSLVVGWQPPAVRALIALGTRHGFKHFRLHLPPDLMVLVAGMVTLTLFPAWWDSLSLLMSWCAALALCWGSLLRVKATLPRLLLSQIGIFVFMSAPLWGLGSLHPLSLIYNLLLAPVVSYILLPLAFFVTLLPSGVFIFDGVMEFFRQALTALSEPIVLHKTRPPSVAQLWLWICFWQVVMHFLRLHLWQGRDSR encoded by the coding sequence ATGATCATTCTTCTAAGCCTTGCCCTTTGCTTAAGCATCGCCGCTCCAGACGGTTTGCTGATAAACACAACACATCTGTCACAGAATTTTCAGAAAAAGTGTGTTCACTTTCTGCCAAAGAATTCACTAGAACAGCAGTCTTTAGCATCTCTTCTTTGTGGTGAAAAAATCACAGACACTGATTTGCAGAAAAATCTGCAACGCACATCACTGATTCACATCTTTGTTATTTCAGGATCTCACCTGATTTTGCTTGATGAACTCTTAAGCATCTTAAGAATTCCACTCTTTGTAAGAATCCTTTTTCTGGGCTTCTATTCGCTGGTCGTAGGCTGGCAACCGCCGGCGGTGCGGGCGCTGATCGCGCTCGGAACACGTCACGGTTTCAAACATTTTCGGCTGCATCTGCCACCGGATTTGATGGTGCTGGTGGCAGGAATGGTGACGCTGACCCTGTTCCCGGCGTGGTGGGATTCCCTGTCCCTGCTGATGAGCTGGTGCGCGGCCCTGGCGCTGTGCTGGGGTTCTTTGCTGCGGGTGAAGGCAACCCTGCCCCGCCTGCTGCTGTCCCAGATCGGCATCTTTGTCTTTATGAGCGCCCCGCTGTGGGGCTTGGGAAGCCTGCACCCATTGAGTCTGATTTACAACCTGCTGCTGGCCCCGGTGGTGAGCTATATTTTACTGCCACTGGCGTTCTTCGTGACCCTGCTGCCCTCAGGGGTTTTCATCTTTGACGGCGTGATGGAGTTTTTCCGGCAGGCGCTGACAGCACTTTCTGAACCCATCGTTTTGCACAAAACCCGCCCACCTTCCGTGGCGCAACTGTGGCTGTGGATTTGTTTCTGGCAGGTGGTCATGCACTTTTTAAGACTGCATCTATGGCAGGGGCGGGATTCACGATGA
- a CDS encoding ComEC/Rec2 family competence protein translates to MNLFFFLLITLSTSQIKHILPGHYFVIWNVGQGQWVSEVSPLRCRHFDMGGEFFPWARLRFACAEKENQVFLSHWDWDHIGALSKDFQIRPFRFCLALPPLGKSSRYKMRLVKALPLCLQKDLPVWTPALNKDSNAESHVLRAGPVLLPGDSPKSQELLWRQQSFVRTSTVLVLGHHGSKTSTSTELLTSLPHLRQAVTSARWSRYKHPHPSVVQRLQVSRVPLLRTEDWGHIWIEGNTWDHKSPL, encoded by the coding sequence ATGAATCTGTTTTTCTTTTTACTGATCACGCTCAGTACTTCACAAATTAAACACATTCTTCCCGGCCACTATTTTGTGATCTGGAATGTCGGTCAGGGCCAATGGGTCAGCGAAGTGTCCCCGCTGCGCTGTCGGCATTTTGATATGGGTGGAGAATTCTTTCCGTGGGCACGCCTGCGCTTTGCCTGTGCGGAAAAAGAAAATCAGGTGTTTTTATCCCACTGGGACTGGGATCATATCGGGGCTTTGTCGAAAGACTTTCAAATCCGGCCATTTCGCTTCTGTCTGGCATTGCCTCCATTGGGAAAATCCTCGCGCTACAAAATGCGCCTGGTGAAGGCGCTGCCACTGTGTCTGCAAAAAGATCTGCCGGTCTGGACACCCGCCTTAAACAAAGACAGCAATGCCGAAAGCCACGTGCTGCGCGCTGGCCCGGTGCTGTTACCCGGAGATTCCCCTAAATCCCAAGAGCTTTTATGGCGCCAGCAAAGCTTCGTGCGCACATCCACAGTGCTGGTGTTGGGTCACCATGGCAGTAAAACCAGCACCTCCACGGAACTACTGACGTCACTGCCGCACCTGCGACAAGCCGTCACCTCGGCGCGCTGGTCGCGCTACAAACATCCTCACCCTTCGGTCGTGCAACGACTGCAAGTGTCTCGCGTTCCCCTGCTGCGCACTGAGGACTGGGGGCACATCTGGATTGAAGGGAACACTTGGGACCACAAAAGTCCCCTGTGA